Proteins co-encoded in one Arachis hypogaea cultivar Tifrunner chromosome 13, arahy.Tifrunner.gnm2.J5K5, whole genome shotgun sequence genomic window:
- the LOC112736603 gene encoding zinc finger protein ZAT18-like yields the protein MVNCLMLLTKVGETKTNNNPLKGGGFKCKTCHRRFLSFQALGGHRASHKKLKLMMGADLSCQLPSSSSSSSGNMMTKNKMHSCSICGLEFAVGQALGGHMRKHRNGAMTKSSSDGSIKTRRFNLCLDLNLTPSENDLKLNLKTPMLDCFI from the coding sequence ATGGTTAATTGCTTGATGTTACTAACAAAAGTTGGTGAGACCAAAACCAATAATAATCCATTGAAGGGTGGTGGCTTTAAGTGCAAGACATGTCATAGGAGGTTCCTATCTTTTCAAGCACTTGGAGGACACAGAGCGAGTCATAAGAAGCTTAAGCTCATGATGGGTGCAGATCTTTCGTGTCAATTACCATCAAGTTCTTCGTCATCATCGGGGAACATGATGACGAAGAACAAGATGCACTCCTGTTCTATTTGTGGGCTAGAGTTTGCGGTTGGACAAGCCCTTGGAGGACATATGAGAAAGCATAGAAATGGTGCCATGACCAAATCTAGTAGTGATGGTAGTATTAAAACTAGAAGGTTTAATTTGTGCTTAGACTTGAACCTCACGCCCTCTGAGAATGATCTCAAGCTTAACCTAAAGACTCCTATGTTGGATTGTTTTATTTGA
- the LOC112736604 gene encoding uncharacterized protein isoform X1 encodes MSFQNKGFWTVKGSGHINDRETTFDNPSKVEPKRPHQWFVDSAEVDLFPNKKQAVEDVNGKSSSGFSNVNYPPWDNSSGFSVSNIVDQLFGSETRQVNVIEKNVYVPAGSSNVRSRAMTNQYGDNSSIGLSISHSVENSEAPLNYGGVKKVKVSQVKDIDGVRHHPEGLNYNMQSNGDLHQVYGGEIDKDGNVTLMGLAYNGGDVHVRSSGAPYGKGGDTGMSFGTDSYSKDNPNVIPFGGFPDERGIIPAGRPAADYGQLYNQSSVHIPGAGHEKELDASNPGAVANTPQVVKQKSETVSKNKQESKANKKESPNSFPTNVRSLISTGMLDGVPVKYVSAAREMKELRGIIKGSGYLCGCKKCNYSKALNAYEFERHANCKSKHPNNHIYFDNGKTIYQIVQELKSTPESMLFDTIQTVFGAPINQKAFRYWKESYQAATRELQRIYGKE; translated from the exons ATG tcTTTTCAAAATAAGGGGTTTTGGACGGTAAAGGGTTCAGGACACATTAATGACAGAGAGACAACTTTTGATAATCCTTCCAAAGTTGAACCAAAACGACCTCATCAGTGGTTTGTTGATTCTGCTGAAGTGGATCTTTTTCCAAACAAGAAGCAAGCAGTAGAAGATGTAAATGGAAAATCAAGTTCAGGATTTTCAAATGTCAATTATCCTCCTTGGGACAACAGCTCTGGTTTTTCAGTATCAAATATTGTTGATCAGTTATTTGGGTCTGAAACCAGGCAGGTCAATGTCATTGAAAAGAATGTTTATGTTCCAGCTGGTAGCTCTAATGTCAGATCAAGGGCAATGACTAATCAGTATGGGGACAATTCCTCTATTGGCTTGTCTATCTCTCATTCAGTTGAAAATTCGGAAGCACCTCTAAATTATGGTGGAGTTAAAAAAGTTAAAGTAAGTCAGGTTAAGGATATTGATGGTGTACGACATCATCCTGAGGGACTTAATTACAATATGCAAAGCAATGGTGATCTACATCAGGTCTATGGTGGGGAAATTGATAAGGATGGTAATGTAACTTTAATGGGTCTTGCCTATAACGGAGGGGATGTTCATGTGAGATCTTCTGGTGCCCCCTATGGCAAAGGAGGTGACACAGGCATGTCATTTGGTACTGATTCCTATAGCAAAGATAACCCAAATGTGATTCCATTTGGCGGGTTCCCGGATGAACGGGGTATTATCCCTGCTGGTAGGCCTGCTGCAGATTATGGTCAATTATATAATCAATCTTCAGTCCATATTCCAGGAGCAGGTCATGAGAAAGAGTTGGATGCATCAAATCCTGGTGCAGTTGCAAATACTCCTCAAGTAGTAAAACAAAAGTCTGAAACTGTGTCCAAGAATAAACAAGAGTCCAAAGCAAACAAGAAAGAATCTCCAAACAGCTTCCCAACTAATGTCAGGAGCTTGATATCTACTGGTATGCTGGATGGTGTTCCTGTAAAGTATGTGTCGGCGGCCCGTGA GATGAAGGAACTTCGTGGAATTATAAAAGGATCTGGCTATCTTTGTGGGTGTAAGAAATGCAACTATTCGAAG GCTCTGAATGCATATGAGTTTGAGAGACATGCTAATTGCAAATCAAAACATCCAAACAATCACATTTATTTTGATAATGGGAAGACCATTTATCAAATAGTACAGGAATTGAAGAGTACCCCTGAAAGTATGTTGTTTGATACAATTCAAACTGTCTTTGGTGCACCAATTAATCAGAAAGCATTTCGCTATTGGAAAG AATCTTACCAAGCAGCAACGCGTGAGCTTCAGCGCATTTATGGAAAAGAATAA
- the LOC112736604 gene encoding uncharacterized protein isoform X2 — MSFQNKGFWTVKGSGHINDRETTFDNPSKVEPKRPHQWFVDSAEVDLFPNKKQAVEDVNGKSSSGFSNVNYPPWDNSSGFSVSNIVDQLFGSETRQVNVIEKNVYVPAGSSNVRSRAMTNQYGDNSSIGLSISHSVENSEAPLNYGGVKKVKVSQVKDIDGVRHHPEGLNYNMQSNGDLHQVYGGEIDKDGNVTLMGLAYNGGDVHVRSSGAPYGKGGDTGMSFGTDSYSKDNPNVIPFGGFPDERGIIPAGRPAADYGQLYNQSSVHIPGAGHEKELDASNPGAVANTPQVVKQKSETVSKNKQESKANKKESPNSFPTNVRSLISTGMLDGVPVKYVSAAREELRGIIKGSGYLCGCKKCNYSKALNAYEFERHANCKSKHPNNHIYFDNGKTIYQIVQELKSTPESMLFDTIQTVFGAPINQKAFRYWKESYQAATRELQRIYGKE, encoded by the exons ATG tcTTTTCAAAATAAGGGGTTTTGGACGGTAAAGGGTTCAGGACACATTAATGACAGAGAGACAACTTTTGATAATCCTTCCAAAGTTGAACCAAAACGACCTCATCAGTGGTTTGTTGATTCTGCTGAAGTGGATCTTTTTCCAAACAAGAAGCAAGCAGTAGAAGATGTAAATGGAAAATCAAGTTCAGGATTTTCAAATGTCAATTATCCTCCTTGGGACAACAGCTCTGGTTTTTCAGTATCAAATATTGTTGATCAGTTATTTGGGTCTGAAACCAGGCAGGTCAATGTCATTGAAAAGAATGTTTATGTTCCAGCTGGTAGCTCTAATGTCAGATCAAGGGCAATGACTAATCAGTATGGGGACAATTCCTCTATTGGCTTGTCTATCTCTCATTCAGTTGAAAATTCGGAAGCACCTCTAAATTATGGTGGAGTTAAAAAAGTTAAAGTAAGTCAGGTTAAGGATATTGATGGTGTACGACATCATCCTGAGGGACTTAATTACAATATGCAAAGCAATGGTGATCTACATCAGGTCTATGGTGGGGAAATTGATAAGGATGGTAATGTAACTTTAATGGGTCTTGCCTATAACGGAGGGGATGTTCATGTGAGATCTTCTGGTGCCCCCTATGGCAAAGGAGGTGACACAGGCATGTCATTTGGTACTGATTCCTATAGCAAAGATAACCCAAATGTGATTCCATTTGGCGGGTTCCCGGATGAACGGGGTATTATCCCTGCTGGTAGGCCTGCTGCAGATTATGGTCAATTATATAATCAATCTTCAGTCCATATTCCAGGAGCAGGTCATGAGAAAGAGTTGGATGCATCAAATCCTGGTGCAGTTGCAAATACTCCTCAAGTAGTAAAACAAAAGTCTGAAACTGTGTCCAAGAATAAACAAGAGTCCAAAGCAAACAAGAAAGAATCTCCAAACAGCTTCCCAACTAATGTCAGGAGCTTGATATCTACTGGTATGCTGGATGGTGTTCCTGTAAAGTATGTGTCGGCGGCCCGTGAG GAACTTCGTGGAATTATAAAAGGATCTGGCTATCTTTGTGGGTGTAAGAAATGCAACTATTCGAAG GCTCTGAATGCATATGAGTTTGAGAGACATGCTAATTGCAAATCAAAACATCCAAACAATCACATTTATTTTGATAATGGGAAGACCATTTATCAAATAGTACAGGAATTGAAGAGTACCCCTGAAAGTATGTTGTTTGATACAATTCAAACTGTCTTTGGTGCACCAATTAATCAGAAAGCATTTCGCTATTGGAAAG AATCTTACCAAGCAGCAACGCGTGAGCTTCAGCGCATTTATGGAAAAGAATAA
- the LOC112736605 gene encoding ras-related protein RABE1c, producing the protein MAAPPARARADYDYLIKLLLIGDSGVGKSCILLRFSDGSFTTSFITTIGIDFKIRTIELDGKRIKLQIWDTAGQERFRTITTAYYRGAMGILLVYDVTDEASFNNIRNWIRNIEQHASDNVNKILVGNKADMDESKRAVPTSKGQELADEYGIKFFETSAKTNFNVEEVFFSIARDIKQRLADSDNKAEPAAIKINTDQGAGAGEAAQKSGCCG; encoded by the exons ATGGCTGCTCCACCGGCAAGGGCTCGTGCCGATTACGATTATCTCATAAAGCTTCTCTTGATCGGCGATAGTG GTGTTGGTAAAAGTTGCATCCTTCTACGATTCTCTGATGGTTCTTTCACCACTAGTTTCATCACAACCATAGG TATTGATTTTAAGATAAGAACGATTGAGCTCGATGGCAAACGGATCAAGCTCCAAATTTGGGATACTGCAGGTCAGGAGCGGTTTCGAACAATTACAACTG CTTACTATCGCGGTGCAATGGGAATATTACTAGTCTATGACGTTACAGACGAAGCATCATTTAACA ATATCAGGAATTGGATTCGCAACATTGAGCAACATGCTTCAGACAATGTTAACAAGATACTGGTAGGGAACAAAGCTGACATGGATGAAAGTAAAAGG GCCGTGCCGACATCCAAGGGCCAAGAACTTGCTGATGAGTATGGGATCAAATTCTTTGAAACT AGTGCAAAGACAAATTTTAATGTGGAGGAAGTTTTCTTCTCAATAGCAAGGGATATAAAACAAAGGCTTGCTGATAGTGATAACAAGGCAGAG CCTGCAGCGATCAAAATCAACACAGACCAGGGAGCCGGAGCTGGGGAGGCTGCACAAAAATCAGGTTGTTGTGGTTGA